TTAAATAAGATAAGATGAATTAGTCATATATCTCAGTCTcgataacaaatatatatatatatatatatatatatatatatatatatatatatatatatatatatatatatatatatatatatatatatatatatatatatatatatatatatatatgagtttaatttatatgcagtgatagtataaaattattttacactgtcatccaatagaaaactaaCAAAGTGTCTTGTCattaaaagaatttttaatttaaagtgtAATTTATTCTAATACAAGGTTGTGATTGGTTaacatgtaaaataattttacattgtcaATGTATGaacatttttctctctctttatatatatatatatatatatatatatatatatatatatatatatatatatatatatatatatatatatatatatatatatatatatatattcagttTTCTAAAAAGTTCTAAAAAAACAtcataacaattaaaaaaatgtaaaaaaacataaattaactcttttttttatatttattaattttttcttttcaatttaatttctTAAATAAAGATAAAGATTTAATTGATAAGATACTTATTTTCTACTATTTTTTAAAGATTCGTTGTCTTTTTGGTTTTaaaggaaaaaatatatatatttgactaTTAAATTTGCTAAAACTTTCAATTCATCAATTTCATTTTTGATTTTGGTTAACTTGTATCATTTTTCACCAACAGATTACACAATTGATTTATCAATCATCTCAAATCGATTATCCCTATAGTTTTTGGTTCAACCAACTTAACCGGCCGATCTTAACTAATTTTGAAAATGCTGAATTAATCCAGGTAAAATGCTTTGATGTTTTTTCCAAAGGACAAAGAACAAAAAAGATTGTGCATTGTAAAGAAGAGATTTTTTTTGCCATTAATATTATTGGTGGGTCTAACCTTCCATGGCGTCACCAACAAAAAGAACAATCGTTGTCATAAAAGCATTGCTTCATCATATGGAGTTTAGAGGGTTTAGACCCCACAATGCACTCACATCCACCCCACTCATAGGGGACACAATTTTAGAAGTCAACCAATTCAGTCCTTAATTGgctatcataattttttttaccaaaagtTATTTGGCCAAATGGATAACACTGTGTTAGGAATATGCTAAAGATTTTTTTTAGAATATCTCCAAGAGCATCTTCAATGGTGCAACTTATTGTTTGATTCTTTGTGGGATCTATTAGTCCACATCATCTTGAAGTAACTCACTCCAATTTTCACTCCAATGGTATAATTCTAAAGAACTCATATTGGATCCCATAATTTTACTttgtataataatattttattcatactaaattttatttgatttaaaataataatttaaattatttaaatttaaattaatatacaataaataaaattaaatatacaatttaaaattataatttaaattaatctcAAATGCAtgacatataattaaaaacaataaaaatataattaaaaacaataaaaataaattacataacataattactcaaaatttaattttcatcGTCCTCATGTCCAAAACGTTCCCAAATATGTTCGACTAGATCTCCTTGAAGTTGGCGATGAACTTGTTTTTCACGAAGAGTTGCTCTTCTTTGTAGTCTTGTTGCAAGATTCGGATGAGGACCGCTAAATGTTTCAGTCGTTGAGTTGTTGCTACCTGCATTATCGTAACAGTAATCAAAATCACCTCCATATGTGTGTCGTTCGTCTTCGACAATCATGTTGTGCAATATGATGCAAGCATATATGGTATGCTTGAGGGTTTCCATGTGCCAAACACGCGCTGGACCACGTACTATTGCAAATCGAGATTGAAGCACTCCAAATGCACGTTCCACATCCTTTCTAGCTGATTCTTGgtgttgtgcaaatagttttctcTTTTCTCCTTGCGGCATTGAAATGGTCTTGACAAATGTAGCCCACTCGGGATATATACCATCCGCTAAATAATACCCCATATTATATGGATTCCCATTGATTGTATATTGCACAGTAGCAGCACGTCCTTCCAAAATATCGTTAAACACATTAGATTGGTTTAGCACATTAATGTCATTATTTGAACCTGCAATACCAAAAAATGCATGCCAAATCCATAAGTCTTGTGATGCCACTGCTTCAAGCATGATCGTGGGTTTACCATGATCACCTCGACAAAATTGTCCTTTCCATGCAACAGGACAATTCTTCCATTCCCAATGCATACAATCAATGGAACCTAGCATGCCTGGAAATCCACGTGACTCCCTCATTTGTAAAAGATGCTCAACATCATTGTTATTAGGCCTTCTCAAATACTCAGCCCCAAATACCTCATTCACGCCCCTTACGAATCTCTCTAAGCACTCAATTGCAGTGCTTTCACCAATTCGAACATATTCGTCTACAATGTCAGCGGAAGATCCATATGCCAACATACGAATAGCAGAAGTGCATTCTGCAATGGTGAAAGACCCATTTTACCAGTTGCATCGACCCTCATTTGAAAATATTCATCATGATTTCCAAGGGTTTCTACAATTCGAAGAAACAAATGCCTATGCATTCTGAACCTTCTACGGAATTGGGCATCCGTGTATATTGGATTTTCTGAGAAGTAGTCGTTGAATAATCATATATGCCCTTCTTCACGATTCCGATCTATCACTGATCTTCTTTTTCGCCTTGATGAACTTCTAGATTGACGTTCCTTCTTGAGCATTGACAACAATAGTTCTTCATCTGTGTTGTCCATAAGTTCTTCTTCAATCACCTCCCAAAaaagtttgttgaggttgtttgaattgtttgaatccATTGAAGTGAGAGAATGGTGATAGAAAAATGATAGAAGAGTGAGAGAATGATGATAGAAGTGTGATAGAAAAATGATAGAAGAGTGTGAAAAGAATGAGAGTATATAtaaggctagtttgaataacggctagtttgaataacgactagtttgaataacggctagtttgaataacggttagtttgaataacggctagtttaaATAACGGCTAgattgaataacggctagtttgagtaatatttaaatataaaaaatactagAACATTGCATCTTATTACAATAGTCGTTGATACATAACAAGTACtacataatatttaaatataataaatactagAACATTGCATATTATTaccatccatatttttcttttagGTTATTACAACGTTTTTCATGAAATTCACGTTGACTATCATTCATCTTAGAAGTGTCTCACATTATGAATTGCATTGCTTCAAACTCCATCTTTTCCTTGACTAATTTGTTTTCTTCCTCCTTAAGTCGTGCTAGATTTTCCATTACTTCCATTCTTTTATTCCTTGTATCGGAAATAACACTAGAAGGAGGTTCAGTTGCATTTTCCTTTGCCTTACCTTTTCGTTTTGCCGCCTTTTGTCCCATTGGACGCTCCATTGGAGATGATGAGTTTAACTCATAACTTGAAGGTGTCTCTGAGTTTAGCGATGCCGTGTATGAACCACTAGCAGAATTCTttgttctctttgaagaattttcGGTGAATGCTCCCATCCatttaggttcatcttttaaAAGCAGCCATGCATACTCAAGATTGAATGGTGCACCTTCATCTTGTTCATAAAAAGCATGCGCATTGATTAAGATATCTTTCTCTGATGCCCCACTTTTTTTTCCATGAACAGCTTGTTTGTAACACCCAGCAAATTTTTGAACACAACCATTTATTCAATGCCATCGAGATTTTAATTGGCCTTGTAGCTTTTCTCGTGACTGCCCATGATATTGGTTATAATTATCGGTGATTCTTAACCAAAAGCTAACTTTTTGATCAACTCCCACAATTGGATCCTTTGAAACATTGAGCCATGATTGCATAAGAAGTGTATCCTTTTCCCTTGTGAATACCTCTCGAGGTTTTTTTTAACAGAACGCCTTTGTTCTTTTTCAATTGTAGTATTTTCAATACCAATTTGAGTTGAAAATTGTGGAACTTGGCGTTCAGACATAAACCCATTCGGTGTTTCGGGTTCATGATGAGAAAAATTCACCCCATGAGTATTTATCTGtggtctaaaataaatatttgggtTGTTTGGTGGCGGAAAAAATACGGTAGAGTTTATTGGCGGTGGGGGAAATTGAGAATTTTGCGGATTGaaattttgctgattttgcatgaGATGGAACATAGATTGTTGAAAATTATATTGATTAGGGTCCATTTGCCCttaacaataataatttgaattaagaagatgaaaaatttggtaaaatatatgatcaatTGAAGGCTAATAAGAAGAAATTGtgagagaaaaattaaaatactatGAGTAAGGAATAAACTTATGAGATAAAATATGACTAACatttgcttctatttataaccaaataaattataaaaaaaaaattaaaaagaaaaagagccGTTGAATAGAAAGTAccgtttgaaaaaaaaaattaaaaagaaaaagagcttttagttatattattattttaatagaaAGTACCGTTGCTTTCCATCATCACGTGTGCTTAGCTGGCGGAgttcaatttttaaatttttcttacAGCTGGAGTACGACACGGTTTTACCTTACCGTTGTAGATGGCCTAAGTGAGAGTAACTTCAATAGTTGTTTAATTTATTCTTTTGTgaatttaaatttctatttatttattaggtaatgctaacttgtgccccaagAGCACATGTTTAAAAATCTATAAATAGAATGTTTGTGTTGGATATAGAAACTTTGTGTTTGAaaattgtgtattgatttgattaaaagttcatagttaatttatttatttactttttcgaTACAAATATTCcatttatattttcttaacatgttaatttatttatttactttttcgaTACAAATATTCcatttatattttcttaacaTGTGCTCTTGGGACACAGATAAACATTactcttatttattttataataattgtcacatttattaaaatataattcttCATttacattttcttcaaactcGCAAACAAGTTTAATAATTTACAGTGATAAAGATTTTGTATATGTTTAGATCTAGGTCCACACGCTCTTTACTTACATTATCTTCTTCTAATatacttttatttgaatttattatctttgctattaaatatatgaatcaattttgacacttaatcgtgcgtgtttttattgaatttttaatgtgatgattatatatttttcagattaagtgATAATAACTATTAGAAATTTACACACACAATTGTGAATTTTTGCAATATTAATTTATGTCAGTTAAACTAAGATATGTAGACTGTAAAATTgtctttaatttaataatatttttttaattaaaaaaattaactgtacactaaaaatataaaatttaaattattatctaaagggtaatgctaacgagtgccccgggggcactggttaagagattaaaaaggtaagtaGAGCATTGTTTAATAGattaaaagataattttttttacctaaaatatatgtattcaatgcattgaaatcataaataattaattcttctaaataatattatgtttattcaatgcattgatctagattaatttctttatttggaatgcttaaccagtgccccgggggcactcgttagcatgacccttatctAAATTTAATCATTACTATCCcaaaataattttgttaaaaGCTATCTAAACAACATTGATAGATAAAAATGATTTCTACTGAAATATTTCAACCAtaaatcaattcactttcaattcATTAGTAAGAATAAAAATATACTAAGAATACTATTCTATATTTGGAATTGGTTAGTAAATTGAAAGATTCCCTAGAAGAATGATACTTCTTAGAAGTCAATACTAGGTATTATGTAAATTGCAAActactttttttaattaaaatgaattctatcaaatttaattttaatggAAGTATAATCAAACATGCATTTACGcttttcaaaaatttatttaattaaatttatttacataAGCTAAATTGCAaactataaaatagttttatatagaCCCACCAAATCAACCCACTCAAATAAATATGAACATTTTTGTATTACTTTACtaatatacaaaatattgtacttttaattgatttataaaCTAGAATAAAAATAGGATATTATGcataacataattttttaaaaaatttgtataaaatatttataaaaagatTAGTTTCTTATATAgtctatttaattataaattagatgattttttttttaaataaatttatatgaaatagacttttaaatAAATACTAACATGACAAATTAAGTTTTTGTTGTTAGAATCTAATCCCTCGGTTTCTTGGTTTCTTTATAAGTATcactttataaaaaatttatatttttttaattgacatttttaaaattcaaagtaGCAATAATTATAACTTTGTCAAAATTATTCTTAactatttattataatatatagagagaaaaaaataaattagaataATAAATAGTTGAAGATTggtaaaagaaaaattattaatttagtcCCTATCAATGTAGTCCCTTATGTCTTCAAACGGCGTCATTTAGATCCTTTCTGTTCAATTCTCACGTGGCATATGTTGATCACCAAAGacacaaaatttccaaaaataaatctcaaaattcTGTCTTCATCAAGAATTGAACCATGGTCTCGAcggttattttgaaaaacaatgtacCACTAGGCTACACCATGTTTGCTTGGTTCCTCTACTAATCATAAATATATTAAGCTATTAAGTTTTCAACCA
This window of the Vicia villosa cultivar HV-30 ecotype Madison, WI unplaced genomic scaffold, Vvil1.0 ctg.001936F_1_1, whole genome shotgun sequence genome carries:
- the LOC131637165 gene encoding uncharacterized protein LOC131637165 is translated as MLAYGSSADIVDEYVRIGESTAIECLERFVRGVNEVFGAEYLRRPNNNDVEHLLQMRESRGFPGMLGSIDCMHWEWKNCPVAWKGQFCRGDHGKPTIMLEAVASQDLWIWHAFFGIAGSNNDINVLNQSNVFNDILEGRAATVQYTINGNPYNMGYYLADGIYPEWATFVKTISMPQGEKRKLFAQHQESARKDVERAFGVLQSRFAIVRGPARVWHMETLKHTIYACIILHNMIVEDERHTYGGDFDYCYDNAGSNNSTTETFSGPHPNLATRLQRRATLREKQVHRQLQGDLVEHIWERFGHEDDEN